DNA sequence from the Oryza brachyantha chromosome 5, ObraRS2, whole genome shotgun sequence genome:
ggtatgtttgtatgtctcaattaacaaataaatagcttggatggaaaaaaaaaaggcaagacACATCAAGTTTTCTCACGGAACACACTTCCACGATTATATCATGCGCACAAAGCTTATCATTGATGACTTTGCATGCACGTTTTCAGGAAGATAACTTTGCATATAGATTACATTGTAGTTTGCAAGACACAATCTTTCCTCAAAATTTGTAATAAGTGATactcaaataaatataattcaaatatcTTGATTCTTTGAACATTTGAAATGTgtatttagattgaaaaatgaTAGTAGCATTTGGAAATTGGTGTTTTAATATCAAATTCACTCAAGGGTTTTATGTTAGTTTTTAAATAGGTTAGAAATTGGTTGAGGATATTTTGTataactatgatttttttgcaaGACATAGTTCAAACAATTGTAGAAAATTGTATGTAATATCATGTTCATGTTACCATattgacacacacacacactttaATGGTGCAAagcattattatatatttatatttcctAATTATGAGGTCTTACCTCCAATAGGGGTAAGACAAATATTAACCATTGGATCAATGGCTAATGAATGGTCCAAATAAAACTTGGAGTACCTTGAAAAAGTCCATATGTGgcattgatgtaaatataatgctATTAGAATAACAAATGTATCTTCCATACACATATGAAAAGGTATGATAAGGTATTAGCCAGGTGTGTTGATTAGTTTTGATCATACATATGGTTTATGTGGTCTTCAATCAATTACGAGGAAGTTTGGAGTGTTAGTTACAGTCTCCAAGAGGGGGATCATAGACCGATCCTCACTCCGCCTGTGTGCCCTGATCAGGGGCACTAACAGTCACATTGAAGGTTGTGGGCCCCTCTCACATAGCGCATCTATATAAGAACGGGAGGTGGCAACGGTTCTAAACCGACGAGTTTCGCCCAGTTACACGTCTTCCCCAAAACCCTAGACACCAAACGATAAGAATGGCGTTAAGGGGAAGCTTGCCGCCGAGCATCGCTGCCCTCGTCGTCCACACCGTCCTCGATGTCGCTGTCATCATCTCGCAGTCACTGTTGATTGCCATGGCCGCCTCGTCACCAAAGATAGAAGGTATTCCCCTCAATATCACAAACTCGTGACCAAATAACCTAATTCCCTACCTGCTAGACTCAAACCTAGCGATCTAGAATCCTACCATGGAGGTGCAGATCTATTACGAGGGAGGgtcggcggtggaggcgtGGTTGGAGGTTGGGCTGGAGGAAGTGGCGGTGAGGAAAAGGGCTCGGAGAAAGGTGTGCAGCACTGCTTGTGGTTGCCGAAGAAAGAGGCGATCGCACAGTGTCGATTCGTCAGGTCGTGGAGGTTTGGTTTAGGTTCATTACGCAAATCTTCCTCATTGATCTGAGTTGGTTGTTGTTGGATACATAAATCTTCCTTATTGAGCTCCAGTAGCACAATCATGCCAAACAGAGATACACTGTTTTGCACCTGACACAAGCACTACTTTGTCATCGACAAGCACAACCTTGGCATTGCCTTCCACTGCCCTTGTAGTTTGGATTTCATAACAACACTTTAATTTAGCCTCTTTCATAcattacaaattatatatgtacgtaCAATGTATATGTTGCTTGTATGATTATATGAATTGCTTCCAAATGACGTTCACCTGCGATCTTTGTTACTATTACTCAGCTTAACTTATACTCATCTATTGCATGTATGTACTGACATCTAACTCAGTATTGCACATGCTCCAGTTGAATGTGCCGACACACGCACTACCCATAATTATAGTAAATCCTCCAACaaagatgaaaatatataaaaggacAACAAGAAAGAATGTTTCATGTATGCGTTGAAATGTTTTGAACGTTTTTTTGTTGTGTATACACCCATGTTGGGAGTCCCCTCATTATGTACTGAACTAATGACCCTATAACATGTTATAACTATTGTGCTTATGTATTGGTTGAGTACTCATGTTGAGACTATTGTGCTCTCTTTTCTGGTTAAGTACTCATGTTATAACTTTTGTGCTTGTGTACTGATTTTGAACATGAAAATGTCTCTGTTCTTTTGTTCAACATACATAATATGTGATAATTTAAGTGATGTCACTATGATAAACTTTATTTGGACGGTATAAATTTACATTCACTTATGTAATCTAAACGAGAAGGTGGTTATAACTCTTTCTTAATTTTTGGGTTAGTGATAGTCAGTGGCAAACCCAAAACAGAAATTATCGGGAGTCCAATACATACTaatcatctaattttttacttatatgttaattaatatgatataatttagtaagaattAGATGATTACATCTTATAGGACGGGAAGATAGCGCATATTTTCTCACGAATggcaaatattatatttgaacAGTCGTAAAATCTTAAAGCGAGAAATAGTTACTCCAATGTTTTACATGGCCACAGAGCTGGCGACACGTGACACGAGGCTGTCGCGGTCTGACGACGTGAACCAGATCATCACAGTGGCGCAGCAGTCAGCACAGGCCCGGCCCCCCGAAATTCGTGGCAGCGAGAGCCAACAAGTATTACTGTAGTACCCCCGTACAAGTACTACGTGCATCAGCAGTGCACGCCCGTGCCCAGCTAAGCCAACAGTGCGGGTTTCGCTGGGGCGTACATGTACGCAAGGTGTCATGCGAATCAATGCCCACGCACGCCCCCCACGCTTGGCTATTACATGCAGTCTGGCCGAGAGATTGATCCGCCGTTAAGTTGCATTTagcataaaatttatcataaaattacgAACTAAAGGGCGTAGAGTTTAAACCAATCTTAAGCTAATGTAGTGTATCGTGTTGATTAACAACCCCAAGCTTAagcttgcatgcatgttcgAAGTTTGAAAACAAGCGGTACGGTTaagccctgtttagttcctaatttttttttccaaaaacatcacgtcgaatctttagacacctaaataaagtattaattatatatgaatattaaaactaattacatagtacTGCGTAGCATCAACTATTTGCAAATAGGGTCcgcctagtgatcaaatgtttaaaaattttaatttcatcaatcaaatccggtcactgttggatgataatctgGAATCATGCATGCAAGTCAAAAATCCCATACACGTCCTTCCCCTCCAGTCCCCCATGCATTGCGCGcgtgtttgacagaaaaataaaaaatcaaacgtttgatcaatagcaaaagtgttgCAAATATACATATTGGGCTATACATTGTACATAAATGAACGGAGCAAATTATTTATAGGtaaatctttttataaaagGATAAAGCTAAACATTGACTACAATTTTTAAAAGAGTATAATACAGTTTGGTTCAGCTATTTATTAGCTAAGTACTAGTTTGGACCACTTTTAGGGGTCATTTATTGacttttataagaaaaaaatgccaaatgatatatttacaaataaaaaataatttataaataaatttgttatatacgtattcataTCAACgaaaaatgaagaaagaaagatgagTTAGGGCTATTGTGCAGTTGGTGGTGGAGTTGCCCGACTTGGAGGTGGAGATGGTGGTCCAAGCTGAAACAGAAGGTGAAGTTAGCTAGTAGTAGCGTTAAACGAAAACTGGTGGATGATGAGGTGAGAATATTAACTTAAACTGCagtttacttaaaaaataatccaaaCTCAACTCTAACCTCAAGTGCCAAAACTTCTTTTCGCGACAGCAGATAAGCAACACATGCAATGCAAAGACAAGACAAGATTACGATCTTGGGAACTAACCGGCTGAAATCATTGTGGATACAGAAGGTCGTTAATCTGCTCGGCGGGGTtgggccggcgacggctctgGCCGGGCGTCACGTCTGCTGGCAAGATGGGCATGCAGCCGCAACCGAGATCAGAGCTAGCACTGTTATATTGACCGGTGTACAGCGGCACATCTGCGGCaggacagcagcagcagcagcagcagcagcagcagcatccaaCGAGGCCAGTAGCAGTAGCAAGCATCCGCAGCAGGCAACGCGACGCGAGCCCCCCCAGGATGCAGCGGTGCTCAGGCGAGAGATTTCCTTcgtgttatttttttcctccggTCCGGCCACGTGAAGTCGGGCAGTGGCAGGGCAACGGGTTCGCGAGAAACGGGCGAGAGAAGGGCAGGGCAGGCAAAGCCGGGCTCCGGTCCCGGTCGCGGTCGCCGTCCGTCCCCGCTggccctgctgctgctgcggtgccgccgccttctCGTTGGCAGCGTGCGACACCGTCGTCCCCCCGCGAAAGCGGAGGCGGGGAGTGGCCTACTGACTCGCACGCACGCGGCACGCGGGAAAGCAGCCGGTTCGGGCGTGTGGCTGCGGCTTGCGCAGTGGCACGCACGGCAAAAGGAGGGGACGGGACGGTGTGGCGCCCGGGCGAGCCGCGGGGGCTGCGGTGTCTGCCTGCCTGCGACCCACGCGCtgcaaggagagagagagacgaggCCGCGGTAGTAGGGGTCCGGGTAGTGTAGTGTACAGCGACGTGTGAGCGCGACCGCGTGAGAcgttgctgccgctgctggctgctgcagTCGGACGTTTGTACCTGCGGCGAACGTCACTCACGGCCTCACGCAGCCACGCTATACGAAGGCTCGGTTTTAAGGCCTCAGTTTgcaaaaagattttaaaaaacatgacatcaaaactttaaacacatatttaaagtattaaacatggtttaattataaaataaatttcaggttccgcatggaaaccgcgagacgaattttttgagcctaattaattcgtcattagcgcatattggttactgtagtacttatgactaatcacatactaattaggctcaaaagattcattcatgatttctcacataactatgcaattagtttttcgttttgtctacgtttaatactctatttacgtgtcaaagattcgatgtgttgtttttggatgaaaatttttgggaactaaacagcccctaagctgctgctgctgctactccgTTGATGTCCGTTAACACGTTTTAAAaaagttctaaaaaattttctttaacaaATCAAAACGAttcatttttaactttttaatatctAGTTCTTAATTAAACATACGTTAATCATATTATTCGTTTTATACTAGGCTAATCGGTTAGTCTTATTGCTGAAAATAAAGCGCCCAAAACATGCGAAACTCTCggcctatcttttcgcttttgcttatgtttataagccgaattttgatttttcaaccttaaatttagaatagattttatagttttttatagtagtttattttttaacatcgGCTTTTAGGATTTGGGTAATAGCTTGAGCCATGGAGATCCAACCTGGCAGTCACCTATCTTTAGATCATAATCATCACAAAAGTTTTTCATCCCTATCACTAAGAGAATAATTTTAACCAGATGGTTTGAGTACTTCTAATTTAAACGGTAGCAGACCACGAATGGTGATATGTATGTaagtttttacatatatgaatttaaattttataatattatatgcCTATATGTGTGTCTTTCGACTACCCGTACAATCGCTGAGTAGTCAGGCACAGTAGGGGCTTTCACAGtgttaaattatattttatgtaCATAGTTTGGTAACTATATAGACGTAAACTTTCTTGTTCTCGACTTGACGAACGACCTATCTCAAAGTATCTTGTTTTTGACTATAGCTGTGGAAGGAGAGAAATGCAATCATATTTAGAGTGTTAAGTACTCGTGGAGTTTGTAGTTGGAATGAGGCGTATAAAAGAGACAACTTGAGATTGGTCAGAACTAGATAGAGTAATAGCTTATAAGTCAGAACAAATTACATCTCATGGATTTTACTTGGTGTTTGATAATTGTAATCTAGTTGCTTCTATTTAATACCTATATTGAACTAGCTGATGAGGGCTTCAATGTTTGCTGAGTATTTTATTCGAGTAttccagaagaaaaaaagaatagaaTGGATGCTCTACCATGATCTTGTTATGAACTCtactaaaatatcaaattgcTTGGATCAACGATGTTGGTGTAATCTACTCAGATAATCTACCTCATTGCTTGCTCTGATAAGTTGGCTCCTCGTAATTTTTATACTCGTCTATCTTTTCACTTGAGTAGAGTTCAACGGCTCCGTATTTACCTTGGTAGGAGTACTACTTATCTAATGCTTCATGGAAGAAGTCCTATAAATAGGGATATAATCCCGAATAGAAAAGGAATGAGTACTcgataagaaaacaaatacaaagTTCTATTTAATTTCTACCAAGACAGGTCTTATAGTATCTATACTTTTTCTCTCTagttctaaataaaaaaaagacaacaaCGAGTATAAATACAAGACCCAAGAAGGGGAGAAGACACAAGAGATACACAAATCCACAAAAACTCAAGACCAGGTAGGGTCTACATTGAGATTAAGACCACACAATAAACCTCATCGACATCTAGGTTAGTCCAATTAAGAAGGAAGTCCCCATCTTATACTCTTGATTATCTCGCCGATTTCATACAAGGAGTCAAAAGAGCAAAATAGATTCTGACCGATTGGACTAGCGTTATTAGCCTACATGAAGCAACTTGAACCAATGTGAATAAgatttctttcttgtttcttATGGGTCTAcgataattttgtatataaattaGTATCGACCGAACTCTATATCTTTAAATACCGTGGTCGGAGCTCTGTTGAGCGACACCCTCCCCTCGAGCAAATACCATTGGGCGTCGCCACATCGATCTGAGTCGCCAGGAGCTCCACCGGCACCGCCGCTTCTATCGACACCGGCCGGAGCTCCATCAGCCCGTGCATTCCGTATCCCCGCCGGCCCAAtctccgccggccgccgctacTTTGAtccgcgccgccaccatctCCGCCGGCCACCCTGAGAGAGcctccgccgacgccgtctCCCATTGACCTGCGCCGCCGAGCTGGGACTGTGTGAAAAAACGCACGGTGACTGTACGTGAACGCCCTGAAATGTCCCATGCAAAACCTTTACAAAAACACCTCCGTACAACGGTAAAATAGAGGAAAGGGAGATGGGAATCTGAGCAACAGCTCCCGATATTCccgggctgctgctgctgctgctgctgctgcctcgccAATGGCTGATGATTTCGTGCGCCCACATCAGCCGGTGGGGCTGCATGTCTGTCGCGGGATGATCCGAATGATCGCCGTCACGTAGACAGCTGATTCGTTGGCTGCTGCGCCCATTCTATCTCTCTGCCCCGTGTTTATTCCTCTCAGCGAGACAAAACTTCCCAccaaattttagaggattcgGTTTTCCATTTCTGCACCCTGAAAAGACAGTAATGCTGGATTAAATCTTTCAGACACGTCTCTGATGAGAATCATCGGCCAGAGAACCAATCCTTTTAGAGATGTGTCTTGTGCTGTGTATCATGTGCTGTGTTTTGAAATCTGAACATACCCATGCTTTTGAAAGCAATCAGTGCATGCATTGCTGGCGAATGTATGGACTATGGATTGCTTTGAccgtctctttttttttctccacacATCCGACTTTGGATGCTACACGAAGTGTGCGGTTTCTGATTACGGTAAAGAGAATCAGTTCCATTCAGCTAAGGCCAAATGCCATCTCCACGGCTTTAATGGAGGCATTGTTTGATCTCGTCGCCGGCACTGCTTTTCTCGTGGCTGCAGTGCAGGCTTGCGATTTCAATTCGTGGGTAGAGTAGAGAGACTAGACAGGCTCGATTCCTCACGAGCCAGCGTCGaaaagcaaagaaaaacatgcacGAATttgtagcagtagcagcagcagcagtacgtGACACACACTGATGCAGTGATGCTGTCACTTTGCCCgcgaaagaaaaaagaaaagctcgGAGCTGTACACGAAaacgcgggcggagggagggaggaagaacAGACAGCAACGGCAAAGGCGAGCGAGTTCACGGATCACGAAAGGTGGCGTTTTTACTCGGAAAAATCTAATCTTTAACTTGTCCCGAGGCCTCCCTGTGCGGGAACAGTGGCTACCAAAAGCGGCAGAGCCGGCAGGGAGGCAGGCAGCTACTACGGCCCCCGGCCCCGCCACGGTGAGCGGTGGTGgagcccctcctcctcctcctctcgtcgCTTCCGGCGCCCAACGCACACGCGAGAGGGATAGGtagggggggagggggagcccAAATGGCAGAGGAGGTGGTGTAGTAGGAGAGGAGGTGCATTCAttgatgccgccgccgccgcctccgcctccgctttTAACGCGCTCGTCGGCTGCTCCGCTACCTGCGCCGCGGGCCTCCACCGAAGTAGTCAAGGCCACCGACTTTGgggcgcggcgacggggagAGGAGATGGGGATTGACCTCAAcacggtggaggaggaggaggcggaggaggggggcCAGGCCGCGGCGGTGTGCGGGGAGCTGTGGCACGCGTGCGCCGGGCCGGGGGTGGCGCTGCCGCGGCGGGGGAGCGCCGTCGTGTACCTGCCGCAGGCGCACCTcgccgtgggcggcggcggcggggacgtgCCTCCCGGCGCGGTGGGCGTGCCCCCGCACGTGGtgtgccgcgtcgtcgacgtcgagcTACGCGTAAGTGTACTTCCCCACCTCGCCCGAGGAGAAAGTGAGGAACTGCTCTAATGGCGTCTCGTGGGTGCGCGTGCAGGCAGACGCGGCGACCGACGAGGTGTACGCGCGGCTCGCGTTGGTGGCGGAGGGCGAGGTGAGCAATGCAGCTTGGATTTCTTGCGCCGTCTCCCTACTTCTTGCGCGATCGAATTTCAGTTCTAGAGAGCGGGGATAAGTGGAAACAGTTAACCTTTTTGGTGGTCGTCGGATTGAGCTGTGGCAAGTGGAGCTTGTGTTGCTTCCATTTCTAATTGGGGATCTGGGGATTGGAGATAGAGACTGTTCCATTAAAACTGCTTCCCTGTTTCATTTACATTTCACATCATGGCTATACTTTTGGATACATTGTTACGACATTACTCGCCTTTCACTTGTATTTATAGTACTTAGTACTTGGGGTGTCGTATAGCACATGTTGCAGCTCTCCTTCTATATCAGTCAGCTGTTCCTAAAACTGCTGTTCTACTGAACTCAGATGTTGCGGCGAAACTTCCGTGGGGGTGGAGGTGAAGATGGTGCAGGCGAGATGGAGGGTTGTGATGCAGAGAAGAAGCCCCGGATGCCGCACATGTTCTGCAAGACACTCACAGCATCTGATACAAGCACCCATGGAGGTTTTTCTGTTCCTCGCCGGGCTGCGGAGGACTGCTTCCCACCTTTGGTGATATGCTTAAAAATGGACTAGTAACTTATAATGTATCTGCTGAAAGTCTGATATAGTCACTTGCATTGCTGATCTAACCAGCTATAGTTCTTCAATTCTTTGCAGGACTATAAGACTATCAGGCCTTCTCAAGAGCTTATTGCCATGGACTTGCATGGTACACAATGGAAGTTCCGGCATATTTATAGAGGTGCAGGATTGGAAAACATTTGATGTTCATGTTGAATTGTAGTCTTGTAGGCATTGCATACATCTGTTATGTTTACTTGGAGAATTTATTGCTGTTAATGGTCCTTCTTACGAAAAACTCATTATTTTACcattatagaaaatttgtatGCTCTTTTCTAGTGCTTCATAAAGGCCAAAAAGGCGGTTcaagaaaaatgatttattgttGGTAGGTTTGGACGGGATGGATCAAGAAGGGGTTGTATTTCTAAACAAAGGGATTATTATAGTTTTGCCTAGAGCATGAACTAAAATTGGTAATCCAGGTTATGAAAAGGAGCAAGAAATTTTGTTATTACTTGGTAGTATGAAATTTGGGACCTGTATGCTCTTCTGTGCTTCAATAGTACGAATTAGGAGTCTTTCTGCCTTTATATGGTGGCTAATGTTGTCCTCCTCATCATCATGCCACTTTGTATTGTTTTATTAAGTGAGCTAAGAATTCGCAAATGAGTTAAAACACATGCAAGTAGTGAGAACCCATTAGATTGATTAGAGGCTCAGATCTAAGGTTAATGTAATAAATAAGGTAGATGTTGACCTATCCCCTTATCATGAATCTTGAAAATTTGTGTAAACTAGTGTGAAATTTATAGTGGATTTAAGCATGAGCTTGGCTAATTTCCTTCTTCCAGTTGCTTGTACCTTTATGGTATCCactatatatatccatgcatCGCAACACTTCTCTTTCCATTTGTGTGACCTCTCAACTGTATTATGATGTGAGAATATACATTCGGAATTTCAGGTCAGCCTCGTAGGCATCTTCTAACTACTGGATGGAGTTCATTTGTCAATAGGAAAAAACTAGTCTCAGGGGATGCCGTCCTGTTTCTTCGGTATGCATGTCACCTATTTCATGAAGTTAACTTTGTTTTGTGAGTCGTGCTTCTCATAGGTGTCAATCATTATTTCCATACAGAGGTGATGATGGCCAACTAAGACTAGGTGTGAGGAGAGCAGTTCAACTTAGAAATGAGGCCCTCTTTGAACCTGTCAACAGCAGTGATTCAAAGCTGCGCATTCTATCTGCTGTTGCCAATTCCTTGGAAAATAAAAGCATATTCCATGTTTGTTTCAACCCAAGGTTTGTGCTCTTGTTCAGACTAAtgtaaaatatcaaattttagttaatcACTGTTATGCTTGCATGGATAGATATAACTGTAACCTTCACTAATTTGTAGTCCTTTAGGAGGCGTCCTTTTTCTTGCTTTACCTGATCAGTGTATGGTACATGAAACTTATACAAAAACATGCCTTTTTCTATGTTGGAAAAATCTGGTATATAATTTCGGATGTTTCATTCTTCCACAGGAGTGGTGCGTCAGAATTTATTGTGCCGTACTGGAGATTCTTGAAGAGCCTGAACCATCCATTTTCCATTGGAATGAGGTTCAAAGCTTGCTATGAGAGTGAAGATGCTAATGAGAGGTCTGCAATTTTTAGTCAACCAAATTGTACAAGTCAATCTCAAATATCATGAATTTATACTTTTGCTATGCAGGTCCACTGGATTGGTTTCGGGCATTAATGAAGTTGATCCCATAAGATGGCCTGGATCAAGATGGAAATGCCTACTGGTAAGCATTTGACATTGAGAACGTCCTATTCATTATTCTTGACATGATAATTCCAGTTTATTCGCTAATATGTTTGTTGAGTGCAATGAAAGGAAAACATGTTCCTGCCTCTCGTGCATTTACAGTATGTTCTTGTTAAAATTACCACTCAACCgagtacaaaatttgaaccCATTTTGGAaggtaattattttaaaaggaTAAAATTGTGCACATTAACTCAAATTTTCCAAATAGCTGCTGAGTGCTTTTAAATATTAGAGCTATCAACTGCTGCCAAACTTGTGTCAGACGTAAGATGGATCTAGGATGTTACAAAATTAATGGTTTACGACTGCAGACTGCTCAAGTTTTGAGTATGCAAGTAACATACGCTTCTAGAAGTAACATATGGAGAAGGTTGCAAATGGCCAAAAATCTGATCTGTTACACTATTGAGTTTAAAATGGAAAATAGCACACTGTTGAAGTTCCCTTCTGTTTAGTGCCATACTTTCATGGAAGATTGATTTGAATATGCAAAAACTTTACAGTGCCTTATTTATGGCTGCTCTAGCATATATACCCTTAAATCTTTGCTGAAGTGAcgtgttccttttttttgagCTGCTA
Encoded proteins:
- the LOC102705075 gene encoding auxin response factor 14 — translated: MPPPPPPPPLLTRSSAAPLPAPRASTEVVKATDFGARRRGEEMGIDLNTVEEEEAEEGGQAAAVCGELWHACAGPGVALPRRGSAVVYLPQAHLAVGGGGGDVPPGAVGVPPHVVCRVVDVELRADAATDEVYARLALVAEGEMLRRNFRGGGGEDGAGEMEGCDAEKKPRMPHMFCKTLTASDTSTHGGFSVPRRAAEDCFPPLDYKTIRPSQELIAMDLHGTQWKFRHIYRGQPRRHLLTTGWSSFVNRKKLVSGDAVLFLRGDDGQLRLGVRRAVQLRNEALFEPVNSSDSKLRILSAVANSLENKSIFHVCFNPRSGASEFIVPYWRFLKSLNHPFSIGMRFKACYESEDANERSTGLVSGINEVDPIRWPGSRWKCLLVRWDDSTDNNHQNRVSPWEIERVGGSVSVTHSLSSGSKRTKLHFPQGNLDTPFLNGNGHPESMGTENFHRVLQGQEFRGSRSHGVVCSEPPGPAVPNFQAPDNRRFSANMRGYMMPASAPPQRNTEFTYQPVGFGESLGFPEVLQGQEMSQVVPLFRGATSGARTQNDRVVSTNSVHRSAALSGLPAATQGHAISQFTLSASKVSSPSSVLMFNQATAPHLEPKDGAGNKGIYGSQFASQEMLAEAVTWPAIQHQMPTASSQFAMAKASAPPSRAESGSPKSGAGRSSCRLFGFSLTENMLGEDAQVLEEGSSEAERQNPRVLELFGHRHSHSTPGALHALCAAAPLGM